Proteins encoded in a region of the Metamycoplasma alkalescens genome:
- a CDS encoding BspA family leucine-rich repeat surface protein: MKKGGIILTTIGILAATSAIAAVSIIAVTNKNRGNKLQKDIDDLEKERTEKIIEIEKLEKDKKENSEKIDEINNEIKEKEEEIKKIKDELDKYQNTPDGKRIEELNKKINDLEKQQQKINNEKVAIEKAKKDLEEQLKIEKQRVSDLNSQNNDKQRQINEAQETIRRNTEEIEKYKENIKKYEDLEEKNKEFQRTISSLNRNIKDKEDEIAENKRQLDKIKEDLRKKTDEVDENEDKLRKSERELRNAKEKITDLDEEIRKNKIKIDSLEKQKKQFEDDKNAAIEDKRKFEQERDAFKSEIADKNRIIAGKEEQIRRLEDDLNRERNKNPDSTENVKLKEEITKLKEDISKLNDTVRQKERDIENLNGNIRTKDTNISELQRKNDKLTKDLEAANEAKHAAESDLAREKENVKDLTAEKRTLQSENRKLKKENEEFNEKISRLEKIEAKYNSEKQKFDNHKKELESKNKEIKEIKDNAKIVLWTIWIYRLWYDEWEAEYEKGWRPGLVKLDEEFKKRYPIEKFNVEDVKMAFEKHEKFKNEYAKVNIDVFKLKKEKMAIEKELAASGIIIEDINKKMSNYSILYKKNQNHISKIASQLEATNKELNDAIDEKIDELNKLLKEKELELVASREAHFRALVKKEEFEVRLMKANAQLVEKNKEIARLNDLIKDLEEKINRNKSNNIDINTLITNKNLGGIINPTESIILDLLVKNNQKIERIKDFIQIEIINESQGKAKAKIKTNKDNYLRLSGEVEITFKSIRNEQIINIWNNKFKNQLRSSEKYSSILERFKNEIKKSLNLDNSNVENIQLISESYKNKRPKLKYLRFKNSDESFFKIKIFDNELLLPFGYIKAASAPTKYRKVKNGAELEFNGVSDINTKFEHNMKHKIGDVYEITQIGYYDNGDEIVAHVMPNIVNGGRITSYLPKEITSLQGMFFQNWGNNLHGISNWDTSNIVTMANMFKLSHGFNTDISKWDTSNVTSMAGMFYQALNFDQNISDWDTSKVTSMSYMFHEATRFNQPIDTKIVFKNNKQYKAWDVSNVTDMNSMFWHANVFNQNLNNWNTKNVRDMFQMFFHAFKFNGAITNWNISNVHNLRDMFWGANSFNQDISTRWVKSNGEEYYAWDTLNVTDMRGVFYHAISFSHDISNWNVSKVGQHLLFAENNPLHRDRKKWPSFKEYYEL; the protein is encoded by the coding sequence ATGAAAAAGGGTGGAATTATATTAACTACCATTGGTATTCTTGCAGCAACTTCGGCTATTGCAGCTGTATCGATTATTGCTGTGACAAACAAAAATCGTGGGAACAAATTACAAAAAGATATTGATGACTTAGAAAAAGAACGTACAGAAAAAATCATAGAAATTGAAAAATTAGAAAAAGATAAAAAAGAAAATTCTGAAAAAATTGATGAAATAAATAATGAAATCAAAGAAAAAGAAGAAGAAATTAAAAAAATCAAAGATGAACTTGATAAGTATCAAAATACTCCTGATGGCAAAAGAATAGAAGAGCTGAACAAAAAAATTAATGATCTTGAAAAACAACAACAAAAAATAAATAATGAAAAAGTTGCAATTGAAAAAGCAAAAAAGGATTTAGAAGAACAATTAAAAATTGAAAAACAAAGAGTTAGTGATTTAAATAGTCAAAATAATGACAAACAAAGACAAATCAATGAAGCTCAAGAAACAATTAGAAGAAACACTGAAGAAATTGAAAAATATAAAGAAAATATAAAAAAATATGAAGATCTTGAAGAAAAAAATAAAGAATTTCAAAGAACGATTAGTAGTTTAAACAGAAATATTAAAGATAAAGAAGATGAAATTGCTGAAAATAAAAGGCAACTTGACAAAATAAAGGAAGACCTTCGCAAAAAAACAGATGAAGTCGATGAAAATGAGGATAAACTAAGAAAATCAGAAAGAGAACTAAGAAATGCAAAAGAAAAAATTACTGATTTGGATGAAGAAATAAGAAAAAATAAAATCAAAATAGATAGCTTAGAAAAGCAAAAAAAACAATTTGAAGATGATAAAAATGCTGCTATAGAGGATAAAAGAAAATTTGAACAAGAAAGAGATGCTTTTAAATCTGAAATTGCAGATAAAAATAGAATCATTGCTGGAAAAGAAGAACAAATTAGAAGATTAGAAGATGATCTTAACAGGGAGAGAAATAAAAATCCTGATAGTACAGAAAATGTAAAGTTAAAGGAAGAAATTACAAAATTAAAGGAAGATATTTCAAAATTAAATGATACTGTAAGACAAAAAGAACGCGATATTGAAAATCTTAATGGAAATATAAGAACAAAAGATACTAATATTTCAGAACTTCAAAGAAAAAATGACAAACTAACTAAAGATCTTGAAGCTGCCAATGAAGCAAAACATGCTGCAGAATCAGACTTAGCTAGAGAAAAAGAAAATGTTAAAGATTTAACAGCCGAAAAAAGAACATTGCAAAGCGAAAATAGAAAATTAAAAAAAGAAAATGAAGAATTTAATGAAAAAATTTCTAGACTTGAAAAAATAGAAGCAAAATATAATTCTGAAAAACAAAAATTTGATAATCACAAAAAGGAATTAGAAAGCAAAAATAAAGAAATTAAAGAAATTAAAGATAATGCAAAAATTGTTTTATGAACAATCTGAATTTATCGATTGTGATATGATGAGTGAGAAGCAGAATACGAAAAAGGTTGACGTCCAGGTCTTGTTAAGCTAGATGAGGAATTTAAAAAACGATATCCAATAGAAAAATTTAATGTTGAAGATGTCAAGATGGCTTTTGAAAAACACGAAAAATTTAAAAATGAATATGCCAAAGTAAATATCGATGTATTTAAATTAAAAAAAGAAAAAATGGCCATTGAAAAAGAACTTGCTGCTTCAGGAATTATAATTGAAGATATAAATAAAAAAATGAGCAATTACAGCATTCTTTACAAGAAAAATCAAAATCATATATCAAAAATTGCGAGCCAACTTGAAGCCACAAATAAAGAACTGAATGATGCTATTGATGAAAAAATAGATGAACTAAATAAATTACTTAAAGAAAAAGAACTAGAATTAGTTGCATCTAGAGAGGCACATTTTAGAGCATTAGTTAAAAAAGAAGAATTTGAAGTAAGGTTAATGAAAGCAAATGCCCAATTAGTTGAAAAAAATAAAGAAATTGCAAGACTAAATGATTTAATTAAAGATCTTGAAGAAAAAATTAATCGAAATAAATCCAATAATATTGATATAAATACCTTAATTACTAATAAAAATTTAGGTGGTATTATAAACCCTACAGAGAGCATAATTCTTGATCTTTTGGTAAAAAATAATCAAAAAATTGAAAGAATAAAAGATTTTATACAAATAGAAATCATTAATGAATCTCAAGGTAAAGCTAAAGCAAAAATAAAAACAAATAAGGATAATTATCTACGTTTAAGTGGTGAAGTTGAAATTACTTTTAAAAGTATTAGAAATGAACAAATTATTAATATTTGAAACAACAAATTTAAAAATCAATTAAGAAGTTCAGAAAAATACTCAAGCATTTTAGAAAGATTCAAAAATGAAATTAAGAAATCACTTAACCTTGATAATTCTAATGTTGAAAATATTCAACTTATTTCAGAATCTTATAAAAATAAACGTCCTAAATTAAAATATTTGAGATTTAAAAATTCAGATGAATCATTTTTTAAAATAAAAATTTTTGATAATGAATTACTACTTCCTTTTGGATATATTAAAGCAGCAAGTGCACCAACAAAATATCGTAAGGTTAAAAATGGAGCTGAATTAGAATTTAATGGGGTATCTGACATAAATACTAAATTTGAACATAATATGAAGCATAAAATTGGTGATGTATATGAAATCACTCAAATTGGATATTATGATAATGGAGATGAAATTGTTGCTCATGTGATGCCCAATATTGTAAATGGAGGTAGAATTACATCTTACTTACCAAAAGAAATCACAAGTTTACAAGGAATGTTTTTCCAAAATTGAGGAAACAATTTACATGGAATAAGCAATTGAGATACTTCAAATATTGTGACAATGGCAAATATGTTCAAACTTTCACATGGATTTAATACAGACATATCAAAATGAGATACTTCAAATGTAACTAGCATGGCAGGAATGTTTTATCAAGCTCTAAATTTTGATCAAAATATATCTGATTGAGATACATCAAAAGTTACAAGTATGTCTTACATGTTCCATGAGGCAACAAGATTTAATCAACCAATTGATACAAAAATTGTTTTTAAAAACAATAAACAATACAAAGCATGAGATGTATCAAATGTAACTGATATGAATTCAATGTTTTGACATGCTAATGTATTTAATCAAAATCTAAACAATTGAAATACTAAAAATGTAAGAGATATGTTTCAAATGTTCTTCCATGCATTTAAATTTAATGGAGCAATAACTAATTGAAATATTTCAAATGTTCATAATCTACGTGATATGTTTTGAGGTGCAAATAGTTTTAATCAAGATATATCTACAAGATGAGTAAAATCAAATGGTGAAGAATATTATGCATGAGATACATTAAATGTAACTGATATGCGTGGAGTATTCTATCATGCAATATCATTTAGTCATGATATATCTAATTGAAATGTATCAAAAGTTGGTCAACATCTTTTATTTGCAGAAAATAACCCACTGCATAGAGATAGAAAAAAATGACCTTCATTTAAGGAATATTATGAATTATAA
- a CDS encoding BspA family leucine-rich repeat surface protein yields the protein MIQTKKQLDDANKEIEKLNKEKNQVTKEIEKRKFEEQKDEINRQKTKIENYKKEINEFKDRVSKIEEENKNIKNDIGSRDLKIKELEDLIKEKEKEIIDNFSKTTDINNLITNKNLGTIVNPKKDIIFDILIRNNEKIKNIKDLLEIEIEIKNEADGIAKIKATKNNHLNLNGEVEIVFKAIDIDKITNIWNNKFKDKLKSSEKFSSILERFKKEIKESNNNEDYNHEHIQLISELNKNNRPKIKKLELKNPNDDSFQIKILNESLQLPFGMIEAASAPTKYRKSINGPEEEFNGMNNFDNTFQYNMRKKVGEVYEITQIGYYDDGNEIVAHIMPNIIDGGKITSTLPKEITSLQGMFYRNKGNNLDGISSWDTSNIVTMANMFRFSNNFNANIFNWDTSNVRSMSGMFYQALNFNQDISDWSTSNVTNMSWMFYKAKKFNQAIDTRNVFKQKKNYKSWDVSNVTDMNSMFRNAEMFNKDLNNWNTKNVRNMFQMFLHATSFNGNITNWNITNVENLRSIFYGATNFNQDISN from the coding sequence TTGATTCAAACAAAAAAACAATTAGATGATGCTAATAAGGAAATTGAGAAATTAAATAAAGAAAAAAATCAAGTAACTAAAGAAATTGAAAAAAGAAAATTTGAAGAACAAAAAGATGAAATTAATCGACAAAAAACTAAAATTGAAAATTATAAAAAAGAAATAAATGAATTCAAAGATCGAGTATCAAAAATAGAAGAAGAAAATAAAAACATTAAAAATGATATAGGTTCGCGTGATCTTAAAATTAAAGAACTTGAAGATTTAATTAAAGAAAAAGAAAAAGAAATTATTGATAATTTTTCAAAGACTACTGATATTAATAATTTAATTACAAATAAAAATTTGGGAACAATTGTAAACCCTAAAAAAGATATAATTTTTGATATTTTAATAAGAAATAATGAAAAAATAAAAAATATCAAGGATTTATTAGAAATAGAAATAGAAATTAAAAATGAAGCAGATGGCATAGCAAAAATAAAAGCAACTAAAAATAACCATCTAAATTTAAATGGTGAAGTTGAAATTGTTTTTAAAGCAATTGACATTGATAAAATAACAAACATTTGAAATAACAAATTTAAAGATAAATTAAAAAGTTCAGAAAAATTTTCAAGTATTTTAGAAAGATTTAAAAAAGAAATTAAAGAATCAAATAATAATGAAGATTATAATCATGAACACATTCAGCTTATTTCAGAACTAAATAAAAATAATCGACCTAAAATAAAAAAACTAGAATTAAAAAATCCTAATGATGATTCATTTCAAATTAAAATTCTAAATGAATCACTACAACTTCCTTTTGGTATGATTGAAGCAGCAAGCGCTCCAACTAAGTATCGTAAATCCATAAATGGTCCTGAAGAAGAGTTTAATGGAATGAATAATTTTGATAATACATTTCAATACAATATGAGAAAAAAAGTTGGTGAAGTATATGAAATAACCCAAATTGGATATTATGATGATGGCAATGAAATTGTTGCTCATATAATGCCTAATATCATAGATGGGGGCAAAATAACATCAACATTACCAAAAGAAATCACAAGTTTACAAGGAATGTTTTACCGAAATAAAGGCAATAACCTGGATGGAATAAGTAGCTGGGATACATCAAATATTGTGACAATGGCAAATATGTTTAGATTTTCAAATAATTTCAATGCAAATATATTTAATTGAGATACTTCAAATGTGCGTAGTATGTCTGGAATGTTTTATCAAGCTCTAAACTTTAATCAAGATATTTCTGATTGAAGTACATCAAATGTAACTAATATGTCATGAATGTTTTATAAAGCAAAAAAATTTAATCAAGCTATTGATACAAGAAATGTTTTTAAACAAAAGAAAAATTACAAATCTTGAGATGTTTCAAACGTAACTGATATGAATTCAATGTTTAGAAATGCCGAAATGTTTAATAAAGATTTAAATAACTGAAATACTAAAAATGTAAGAAATATGTTTCAAATGTTTTTACATGCAACTAGTTTTAATGGAAATATAACAAATTGAAATATAACAAATGTTGAAAATTTACGTAGTATATTTTATGGAGCAACAAATTTTAATCAAGATATATCGAATTAA